One part of the Denticeps clupeoides chromosome 16, fDenClu1.1, whole genome shotgun sequence genome encodes these proteins:
- the tssc4 gene encoding U5 small nuclear ribonucleoprotein TSSC4 has product MCERADGAAETLSNRDAVKLQDELSLSDSDPEETIEALGPKVEDLSSSSGDEDGQDNQSHTATGGPAFLLQGGSMGFSYRSKNIFDNLESSAKLKSSHLSEDNVLDGPFARPAPPSPPMLDGGKKSESSVAKKPSTGKGVPDYLTNPERWTRYSLEDVEETSDQRNRQVAFQFLQDIQKQKLSLGPQDRPLTRTFNQEHGSQDKHKILFSKPSQGTKEEDVGSSKPSREKKAEVGLFHLDEAPWEEDDGKSAPSLRQRPPEEKRKINSASDDETEDAGEEGEKPAGVAFKSGSRKTNRKHFRRTVEADEDD; this is encoded by the coding sequence ATGTGCGAACGTGCGGATGGTGCTGCAGAGACCCTCTCCAACCGCGACGCTGTGAAGCTCCAGGATGAACTCTCACTAAGTGACTCTGACCCCGAGGAGACCATTGAAGCGTTAGGTCCAAAGGTGGAGGATTTGTCCTCCTCTTCAGGTGATGAAGATGGCCAGGATAATCAGAGTCATACTGCCACAGGAGGACCAGCTTTTCTGCTCCAAGGTGGCAGCATGGGGTTCTCCTACCGCAGTAAGAACATCTTCGACAATTTGGAGAGTTCTGCAAAGCTCAAAAGTTCTCACCTCAGCGAGGACAACGTCCTCGATGGACCATTTGCCCGacctgctcctccatcacccccGATGCTGGACGGAGGAAAGAAGAGTGAGAGCAGCGTTGCCAAGAAGCCGTCCACAGGCAAGGGAGTGCCGGACTACCTGACCAACCCTGAGCGGTGGACGCGCTACAGCCTGGAGGATGTGGAGGAGACCAGTGACCAAAGAAACAGACAGGTGGCTTTCCAGTTCCTCCAAGATATCCAGAAGCAAAAGCTGAGTCTGGGGCCCCAAGACAGGCCCCTCACCCGAACCTTCAATCAGGAGCATGGCAGCCAGGACAAACACAAGATTTTGTTCTCCAAGCCCAGCCAGGGTACCAAAGAGGAGGATGTGGGCAGCAGCAAGCCCTCCAGGGAGAAGAAGGCAGAAGTTGGACTTTTCCACTTGGACGAGGCTCCGTGggaagaggatgatgggaaatCTGCGCCTTCACTCCGACAACGGCCAccagaggagaagaggaagatcAATTCAGCGTCCGACGATGAGACAGAGGATGCTGGCGAGGAGGGAGAGAAACCAGCGGGCGTCGCTTTCAAAAGCGGCAGCAGGAAGACGAACCGCAAGCACTTTCGCCGGACCGTGGAGGCAGACGAAGACGATTAG
- the kif7 gene encoding kinesin-like protein kif7 isoform X1 — MSPKVPVPGRVEDSPVQVAVRVRPLLPKELLHKHASCVTADPEESCITLGHDRHFHCDSVFEEGSSQEEVYADCVQPLIESFFQGFNATVFAYGQTGSGKTYTVGESSISSFRDEEQGIIPRAVAEIFKQLDENDLSDFSVRVSYLEVYKEDFRDLLEAETASKDIHIREDDKGNTVLCGVKETEVECLDEVLSLLESGNTARHTGATQMNSHSSRSHTIFTMLMEQRRSGSRPAGAAAHHVISSKFHFVDLAGSERILKTGNTGERLKESIQINSGLLALGNVIGALGDPKRKGSHIPYRDSKITRILKDSLGGNAKTLMIACISPSSCDFDETLNTLNYAKRARNIQNRATVNLRGEPDRLEGLEQQIKVLRRALENRQRSETRIIARAEPSAERRPRPPDAELSRLQAEVTHYRTCTDSAYRLMMELQGEGTLAAGQVQRVKEWLCAVEEERSGLTSASGLDSGIESSSAEDSATLRKARNQALHSQDSDEWSREKEGHVAQLQAQIEQLRQENTDFLAALEDAMEQYKQQSDRLQEQQDLIAELHGLLAHPGVLALAPLSLRPHTAPLNTSVRGPETPTAAPHHATSAVDLGSFSQPNELQESTLRRDGEDPEEVLLRPSLDKRRSMNLTLAKRDELLQAVPPQILTLGYPALSLSFRRTSNSSAGESSSDSFRGLGGEGASDRGLVQAQQKIRELSITIRMKEELIKELVKTGKDAQAMNRQYSRKISELESEAEQARIELTEAQRQLQDLEVRGTRDAADKSKAQECRRKIAAAQSKVQVLKQRQQNTAQLATLSEQSERRVQELERSVQRLRQQQEQLQRRLRQESLQKKRLESEMQRGKHRVKELEIKNEQQQKILRIKTEEIAAYHRQRRSGSNGSLISLEEQQKIEEQKRWLDEEMERVLEQRSGLEELQEELNKRKEILAKKEALLAERSGLETKRLRSSQALSRDLVTLSGRIEKLEQELSERNSQLRSSSAQDSQHLRQEISNLRQEKEQLLKQKGELDEKLRQGSLLVPEEERTLFQLDEAIEALDAAIEYKNEAITQRQRQLRASGSMLSQFEMNLMAKLTYLSASETRALLCKYFDKVVSLREEERRLQVALAELDMRLEEQQQQTLWLEAALERQQLEADRRLTQLQKQHERSVQLLLQQCREQMDEGLAGRQRQYEGLIHSLSKELSHCKAANQELSSRLWEACGPALHQVEQPRGLSGETRRPASAERQPGRGAEEGRKTTPEPRSREEMRELVNAPLPPTWRRSSLPSEDHHGMEELRVQTAGDALSTRVVQPSMTPAGHWSGTKPRRELRLSSLNTGPLISTMGLIDVRKNPV, encoded by the exons ATGTCTCCGAAGGTGCCCGTGCCCGGGCGGGTGGAGGACTCCCCGGTGCAGGTGGCAGTGCGGGTGCGCCCGCTGCTGCCCAAAGAGCTGCTGCACAAGCATGCGAGCTGCGTCACCGCCGACCCGGAGGAGTCGTGCATCACCCTCGGACACGACCGCCATTTCCACTGCGACTCCGTGTTCGAGGAGGGCAGCAGCCAGGAGGAGGTCTACGCGGACTGCGTGCAGCCTCTCATCGAATCCTTCTTCCAGGGCTTCAACGCCACCGTCTTCGCCTACGGGCAGACGGGCTCGGGAAAGACCTACACCGTCGGAGAGAGCAGCATCT CCTCTTTCAGAGACGAGGAGCAGGGCATCATCCCCCGAGCCGTGGCGGAGATCTTCAAGCAGCTGGACGAGAACGACCTCAGCGACTTCTCGGTGCGCGTCTCCTACCTGGAGGTCTACAAGGAGGACTTCCGGGACCTGCTGGAGGCTGAAACGGCCAGCAAGGACATCCACATCCGGGAGGATGACAAAGGCAACACAg TGCTTTGTGGGGTGAAGGAGACCGAGGTTGAGTGTTTAGATGAGGTCTTAAGTCTCCTGGAAAGCGGGAACACGGCACGCCACACCGGCGCCACTCAGATGAACTCCCACTCGAGCCGCTCGCACACCATCTTCACCATGCTGATGGAGCAGCGGCGCAGCGGCTCCCGCCCTGCCGGCGCGGCCGCTCACCACGTCATCTCCTCCAAGTTCCACTTCGTGGACCTGGCCGGCTCCGAGCGCATCCTGAAGACGGGCAACACCGGCGAGCGGCTGAAGGAGAGCATTCAGATCAACAGTGGACTCCTCGCCCTGGGCAACGTCATCGGGGCGCTGGGGGACCCCAAGAGGAAGGGTTCGCACATTCCGTACAGAGACTCCAAAATCACCCG AATCCTGAAAGACTCATTGGGAGGAAATGCTAAAACGCTAATGATCGCTTGCATCAGCCCATCATCGTGTGACTTTGACGAGACCCTGAACACGTTGAACTATGCCAAGCGTGCGCGCAACATCCAGAATCGCGCCACGGTCAACCTCCGCGGGGAGCCGGACCGCTTGGAGGGACTCGAGCAGCAGATTAAAGTCCTCCGCCGAGCTCTGGAGAACCGCCAGCGCTCCGAAACCCGCATCATCGCCCGCGCGGAGCCGTCGGCCGAGCGTCGGCCCCGCCCCCCAGACGCAGAGCTGAGCCGCCTGCAGGCGGAAGTCACCCACTACAGGACTTGCACAGACTCCGCCTACCGCCTCATGATGGAGCTGCAGGGCGAGGGAACGCTGGCCGCGGGCCAGGTGCAGCGGGTGAAGGAGTGGCTCTGTGCCGTGGAGGAGGAGCGGAGTGGACTCACCTCCGCCTCCGGGCTGGACAGCGGCATCGAGAGCAGCTCGGCCGAGGACAGCGCCACCCTGAGGAAGGCCAGAAACCAGGCCCTGCACAGCCAG GATTCAGACGAGTGGAGCCGGGAGAAGGAGGGCCACGTTGCTCAGCTCCAGGCCCAGATCGAGCAGCTGCGGCAGGAGAACACCGACTTCCTGGCTGCTTTGGAGGACGCCATGGAGCAGTACAAACAACAG AGTGACCGGCttcaggagcagcaggacctgATTGCAGAGCTGCACGGCCTGCTCGCGCATCCCGGGGTCCTGGCATTGGCCCCACTGAGCCTCAGGCCCCACACCGCCCCCCTCAACACATCAGTACGTGGGCCGGAGACTCCGACGGCCGCGCCGCATCACGCGACATCT GCTGTGGATTTGGGGTCGTTCAGCCAACCCAACGAGCTACAGGAGAGCACCTTGAGGAGGGATGGAGAAGACCCTGAGGAGGTTCTCCTCAGACCCAGCCTGGACAAGCGCAG GTCGATGAACCTGACGTTGGCAAAGCGGGACGAGCTGCTCCAGGCTGTTCCACCCCAGATTCTGACTCTGGGATATCCTGCTCTGTCCCTCAGCTTCCGGCGCACGT CGAACAGCAGTGCCGGTGAGAGCTCGTCAGACTCCTTCAGAGGACTTGGCGGCGAGGGGGCGTCTGACCGGGGGCTGGTGCAGGCCCAGCAGAAGATCCGTGAGCTGTCCATCACCATTCGCATGAAGGAGGAGCTCATTAAGGAGCTGGTGAAGACAG GTAAAGACGCGCAGGCCATGAATCGGCAGTACAGCCGCAAGATCTCTGAGCTGGAGTCGGAGGCGGAGCAGGCTCGCATCGAGCTCACGGAGGCCCAGCGGCAGCTGCAGGACCTGGAGGTGCGGGGCACGCGGGATGCCGCAGACAAGAGCAAAGCCCAGGAGTGCCGGCGCAAGATCGCTGCAGCCCAGAGCAAAGTGCAG GTGCTGAAGCAGCGGCAGCAGAACACTGCGCAGCTGGCCACCCTGTCGGAGCAGAGCGAGCGGCGGGTGCAGGAGCTGGAGCGCAGCGTCCAGAGGCTCcgtcagcagcaggagcagctgcagcgCCGCCTGCGGCAGGAGAGCCTGCAGAAGAAGCGGCTGGAGAGCGAGATGCAGCGCGGCAAGCACCGCGTCAAG GAGCTGGAGATCAAGAacgagcagcagcagaagatccTCCGGATCAAGACCGAGGAGATTGCCGCCTATCACCGGCAGAGACGCAGCGGCAGCAACGGCTCCCTCATCTCGTTGGAGGAGCAGCAG AAGATCGAGGAGCAGAAGCGCTGGCTGGACGAGGAGATGGAGCGGGTGCTGGAGCAGCGGAGCggcctggaggagctgcaggaggagctgaacaagAGGAAGGAGATCTTGGCCAAGAAGGAGGCGCTGCTGGCGGAGCGCAGCGGCCTGGAGACCAAGCGGCTTCGGTCCAGCCAG GCGCTGAGCAGGGACCTGGTGACGCTGTCAGGCCGCATCGAGAAGCTGGAGCAGGAGCTGAGTGAGCGCAACAGCCAGCTCCGCAGCAGCAGCGCGCAGGACTCTCAGCACCTCCGGCAGGAGATCTCCAACCTGCGGCAGGAGAAGGAGCAGCTGCTGAAGCAGAAAGGGGAGCTGGACGAGAAGCTCCGGCAGGGCAGCCTGCTCGTccctgag GAGGAGAGGACCCTGTTCCAGCTGGACGAGGCGATCGAGGCCCTGGACGCGGCCATAGAGTACAAGAACGAGGCCATCACCCAGCGGCAGCGCCAGCTCCGCGCCTCCGGCAGCATGCTGTCGCAGTTCGAGATGAACCTCATGGCCAAGCTGACCTACCTGTCGGCGTCGGAGACGCGCGCGCTGCTCTGCAAGTACTTCGACAAG GTGGTGTCCCTGCGGGAGGAGGAACGCAGGCTGCAGGTGGCTCTGGCCGAGCTGGACATGCggctggaggagcagcagcagcagacgctGTGGCTGGAGGCGGCGCTGGAGcggcagcagctggaggccGACCGCCGCCTCACCCAGCTGCAGAAACAGCACGAGCGGAgcgtgcagctgctgctgcagcagtgcAGGG agCAAATGGACGAGGGCCTGGCCGGCAGGCAGCGCCAGTACGAGGGGCTAATTCACAGCCTGAGCAAGGAGCTCAGCCACTGCaaggcagccaatcaggagctgAGCAGCCGTCTGTGGGAAGCATGTGGACCCGCCCTCCATCAAGTGGAGCAGCCCAGAG GGCTGAGTGGCGAAACACGACGGCCCGCCAGCGCGGAGCGTCAACCTGGCCGCGGAGCGGAGGAGGGCAGGAAGACCACGCCCGAGCCCAGATCCAGGGAGGAGATGCGCGAGCTGGTGAATGCACCTCTGCCCCCCACATGGAGGCGCTCTTCCCTCCCCAGCGAGGACCACCATGGCATGGAGGAGCTGCGGGTGCAGACCGCAGGGGACGCCCTGTCCACCAGGGTTGTCCAGCCCAGCATGACTCCTGCAGGACACTGGAGTGGGACCAAGCCACGGCGGGAATTACGCCTGTCCAGCCTCAACACGGGACCCCTCATCTCCACCATGGGACTCATAGATGTACGCAAGAACCCAGTTTAG
- the kif7 gene encoding kinesin-like protein kif7 isoform X2 — translation MSPKVPVPGRVEDSPVQVAVRVRPLLPKELLHKHASCVTADPEESCITLGHDRHFHCDSVFEEGSSQEEVYADCVQPLIESFFQGFNATVFAYGQTGSGKTYTVGESSISSFRDEEQGIIPRAVAEIFKQLDENDLSDFSVRVSYLEVYKEDFRDLLEAETASKDIHIREDDKVLCGVKETEVECLDEVLSLLESGNTARHTGATQMNSHSSRSHTIFTMLMEQRRSGSRPAGAAAHHVISSKFHFVDLAGSERILKTGNTGERLKESIQINSGLLALGNVIGALGDPKRKGSHIPYRDSKITRILKDSLGGNAKTLMIACISPSSCDFDETLNTLNYAKRARNIQNRATVNLRGEPDRLEGLEQQIKVLRRALENRQRSETRIIARAEPSAERRPRPPDAELSRLQAEVTHYRTCTDSAYRLMMELQGEGTLAAGQVQRVKEWLCAVEEERSGLTSASGLDSGIESSSAEDSATLRKARNQALHSQDSDEWSREKEGHVAQLQAQIEQLRQENTDFLAALEDAMEQYKQQSDRLQEQQDLIAELHGLLAHPGVLALAPLSLRPHTAPLNTSVRGPETPTAAPHHATSAVDLGSFSQPNELQESTLRRDGEDPEEVLLRPSLDKRRSMNLTLAKRDELLQAVPPQILTLGYPALSLSFRRTSNSSAGESSSDSFRGLGGEGASDRGLVQAQQKIRELSITIRMKEELIKELVKTGKDAQAMNRQYSRKISELESEAEQARIELTEAQRQLQDLEVRGTRDAADKSKAQECRRKIAAAQSKVQVLKQRQQNTAQLATLSEQSERRVQELERSVQRLRQQQEQLQRRLRQESLQKKRLESEMQRGKHRVKELEIKNEQQQKILRIKTEEIAAYHRQRRSGSNGSLISLEEQQKIEEQKRWLDEEMERVLEQRSGLEELQEELNKRKEILAKKEALLAERSGLETKRLRSSQALSRDLVTLSGRIEKLEQELSERNSQLRSSSAQDSQHLRQEISNLRQEKEQLLKQKGELDEKLRQGSLLVPEEERTLFQLDEAIEALDAAIEYKNEAITQRQRQLRASGSMLSQFEMNLMAKLTYLSASETRALLCKYFDKVVSLREEERRLQVALAELDMRLEEQQQQTLWLEAALERQQLEADRRLTQLQKQHERSVQLLLQQCREQMDEGLAGRQRQYEGLIHSLSKELSHCKAANQELSSRLWEACGPALHQVEQPRGLSGETRRPASAERQPGRGAEEGRKTTPEPRSREEMRELVNAPLPPTWRRSSLPSEDHHGMEELRVQTAGDALSTRVVQPSMTPAGHWSGTKPRRELRLSSLNTGPLISTMGLIDVRKNPV, via the exons ATGTCTCCGAAGGTGCCCGTGCCCGGGCGGGTGGAGGACTCCCCGGTGCAGGTGGCAGTGCGGGTGCGCCCGCTGCTGCCCAAAGAGCTGCTGCACAAGCATGCGAGCTGCGTCACCGCCGACCCGGAGGAGTCGTGCATCACCCTCGGACACGACCGCCATTTCCACTGCGACTCCGTGTTCGAGGAGGGCAGCAGCCAGGAGGAGGTCTACGCGGACTGCGTGCAGCCTCTCATCGAATCCTTCTTCCAGGGCTTCAACGCCACCGTCTTCGCCTACGGGCAGACGGGCTCGGGAAAGACCTACACCGTCGGAGAGAGCAGCATCT CCTCTTTCAGAGACGAGGAGCAGGGCATCATCCCCCGAGCCGTGGCGGAGATCTTCAAGCAGCTGGACGAGAACGACCTCAGCGACTTCTCGGTGCGCGTCTCCTACCTGGAGGTCTACAAGGAGGACTTCCGGGACCTGCTGGAGGCTGAAACGGCCAGCAAGGACATCCACATCCGGGAGGATGACAAAG TGCTTTGTGGGGTGAAGGAGACCGAGGTTGAGTGTTTAGATGAGGTCTTAAGTCTCCTGGAAAGCGGGAACACGGCACGCCACACCGGCGCCACTCAGATGAACTCCCACTCGAGCCGCTCGCACACCATCTTCACCATGCTGATGGAGCAGCGGCGCAGCGGCTCCCGCCCTGCCGGCGCGGCCGCTCACCACGTCATCTCCTCCAAGTTCCACTTCGTGGACCTGGCCGGCTCCGAGCGCATCCTGAAGACGGGCAACACCGGCGAGCGGCTGAAGGAGAGCATTCAGATCAACAGTGGACTCCTCGCCCTGGGCAACGTCATCGGGGCGCTGGGGGACCCCAAGAGGAAGGGTTCGCACATTCCGTACAGAGACTCCAAAATCACCCG AATCCTGAAAGACTCATTGGGAGGAAATGCTAAAACGCTAATGATCGCTTGCATCAGCCCATCATCGTGTGACTTTGACGAGACCCTGAACACGTTGAACTATGCCAAGCGTGCGCGCAACATCCAGAATCGCGCCACGGTCAACCTCCGCGGGGAGCCGGACCGCTTGGAGGGACTCGAGCAGCAGATTAAAGTCCTCCGCCGAGCTCTGGAGAACCGCCAGCGCTCCGAAACCCGCATCATCGCCCGCGCGGAGCCGTCGGCCGAGCGTCGGCCCCGCCCCCCAGACGCAGAGCTGAGCCGCCTGCAGGCGGAAGTCACCCACTACAGGACTTGCACAGACTCCGCCTACCGCCTCATGATGGAGCTGCAGGGCGAGGGAACGCTGGCCGCGGGCCAGGTGCAGCGGGTGAAGGAGTGGCTCTGTGCCGTGGAGGAGGAGCGGAGTGGACTCACCTCCGCCTCCGGGCTGGACAGCGGCATCGAGAGCAGCTCGGCCGAGGACAGCGCCACCCTGAGGAAGGCCAGAAACCAGGCCCTGCACAGCCAG GATTCAGACGAGTGGAGCCGGGAGAAGGAGGGCCACGTTGCTCAGCTCCAGGCCCAGATCGAGCAGCTGCGGCAGGAGAACACCGACTTCCTGGCTGCTTTGGAGGACGCCATGGAGCAGTACAAACAACAG AGTGACCGGCttcaggagcagcaggacctgATTGCAGAGCTGCACGGCCTGCTCGCGCATCCCGGGGTCCTGGCATTGGCCCCACTGAGCCTCAGGCCCCACACCGCCCCCCTCAACACATCAGTACGTGGGCCGGAGACTCCGACGGCCGCGCCGCATCACGCGACATCT GCTGTGGATTTGGGGTCGTTCAGCCAACCCAACGAGCTACAGGAGAGCACCTTGAGGAGGGATGGAGAAGACCCTGAGGAGGTTCTCCTCAGACCCAGCCTGGACAAGCGCAG GTCGATGAACCTGACGTTGGCAAAGCGGGACGAGCTGCTCCAGGCTGTTCCACCCCAGATTCTGACTCTGGGATATCCTGCTCTGTCCCTCAGCTTCCGGCGCACGT CGAACAGCAGTGCCGGTGAGAGCTCGTCAGACTCCTTCAGAGGACTTGGCGGCGAGGGGGCGTCTGACCGGGGGCTGGTGCAGGCCCAGCAGAAGATCCGTGAGCTGTCCATCACCATTCGCATGAAGGAGGAGCTCATTAAGGAGCTGGTGAAGACAG GTAAAGACGCGCAGGCCATGAATCGGCAGTACAGCCGCAAGATCTCTGAGCTGGAGTCGGAGGCGGAGCAGGCTCGCATCGAGCTCACGGAGGCCCAGCGGCAGCTGCAGGACCTGGAGGTGCGGGGCACGCGGGATGCCGCAGACAAGAGCAAAGCCCAGGAGTGCCGGCGCAAGATCGCTGCAGCCCAGAGCAAAGTGCAG GTGCTGAAGCAGCGGCAGCAGAACACTGCGCAGCTGGCCACCCTGTCGGAGCAGAGCGAGCGGCGGGTGCAGGAGCTGGAGCGCAGCGTCCAGAGGCTCcgtcagcagcaggagcagctgcagcgCCGCCTGCGGCAGGAGAGCCTGCAGAAGAAGCGGCTGGAGAGCGAGATGCAGCGCGGCAAGCACCGCGTCAAG GAGCTGGAGATCAAGAacgagcagcagcagaagatccTCCGGATCAAGACCGAGGAGATTGCCGCCTATCACCGGCAGAGACGCAGCGGCAGCAACGGCTCCCTCATCTCGTTGGAGGAGCAGCAG AAGATCGAGGAGCAGAAGCGCTGGCTGGACGAGGAGATGGAGCGGGTGCTGGAGCAGCGGAGCggcctggaggagctgcaggaggagctgaacaagAGGAAGGAGATCTTGGCCAAGAAGGAGGCGCTGCTGGCGGAGCGCAGCGGCCTGGAGACCAAGCGGCTTCGGTCCAGCCAG GCGCTGAGCAGGGACCTGGTGACGCTGTCAGGCCGCATCGAGAAGCTGGAGCAGGAGCTGAGTGAGCGCAACAGCCAGCTCCGCAGCAGCAGCGCGCAGGACTCTCAGCACCTCCGGCAGGAGATCTCCAACCTGCGGCAGGAGAAGGAGCAGCTGCTGAAGCAGAAAGGGGAGCTGGACGAGAAGCTCCGGCAGGGCAGCCTGCTCGTccctgag GAGGAGAGGACCCTGTTCCAGCTGGACGAGGCGATCGAGGCCCTGGACGCGGCCATAGAGTACAAGAACGAGGCCATCACCCAGCGGCAGCGCCAGCTCCGCGCCTCCGGCAGCATGCTGTCGCAGTTCGAGATGAACCTCATGGCCAAGCTGACCTACCTGTCGGCGTCGGAGACGCGCGCGCTGCTCTGCAAGTACTTCGACAAG GTGGTGTCCCTGCGGGAGGAGGAACGCAGGCTGCAGGTGGCTCTGGCCGAGCTGGACATGCggctggaggagcagcagcagcagacgctGTGGCTGGAGGCGGCGCTGGAGcggcagcagctggaggccGACCGCCGCCTCACCCAGCTGCAGAAACAGCACGAGCGGAgcgtgcagctgctgctgcagcagtgcAGGG agCAAATGGACGAGGGCCTGGCCGGCAGGCAGCGCCAGTACGAGGGGCTAATTCACAGCCTGAGCAAGGAGCTCAGCCACTGCaaggcagccaatcaggagctgAGCAGCCGTCTGTGGGAAGCATGTGGACCCGCCCTCCATCAAGTGGAGCAGCCCAGAG GGCTGAGTGGCGAAACACGACGGCCCGCCAGCGCGGAGCGTCAACCTGGCCGCGGAGCGGAGGAGGGCAGGAAGACCACGCCCGAGCCCAGATCCAGGGAGGAGATGCGCGAGCTGGTGAATGCACCTCTGCCCCCCACATGGAGGCGCTCTTCCCTCCCCAGCGAGGACCACCATGGCATGGAGGAGCTGCGGGTGCAGACCGCAGGGGACGCCCTGTCCACCAGGGTTGTCCAGCCCAGCATGACTCCTGCAGGACACTGGAGTGGGACCAAGCCACGGCGGGAATTACGCCTGTCCAGCCTCAACACGGGACCCCTCATCTCCACCATGGGACTCATAGATGTACGCAAGAACCCAGTTTAG